One segment of Radiobacillus kanasensis DNA contains the following:
- a CDS encoding YezD family protein has protein sequence MAKKDEAKLNHILATLRDLEYGSVVITVHDGEITQIDTTEKKRFSLQKNKAYEKK, from the coding sequence ATGGCGAAAAAGGATGAAGCAAAACTTAATCATATTCTAGCCACACTCCGAGATCTGGAGTATGGTTCCGTTGTGATCACCGTCCATGATGGGGAAATCACACAGATTGACACAACCGAGAAAAAACGATTTTCCTTACAAAAAAACAAAGCATATGAAAAAAAGTAG
- a CDS encoding aldo/keto reductase, with translation MKYKTISDTGIHVSELCFGTMSFGGIADKDTSKVMYKTCREAGINFFDTANVYNLGKSEEILGECIQGEREKLVISSKVGFPLSEDPNDRGASRRHILQSIDKTLKRLKTDWIDFYFIHRFDPYTDIKETLRALDYLVQQGKILYPAVSNWAAWQISKALGISEQEGLASFKLIQPMYNLVKRQAEVEILPLAESENLGVISYSPLGGGLLTGKYSSKNKPSTGRLVDQENYKWRYEQESYYHTAERFNNYALDKGYRPASLAIAWVRSHPGITAPIIGARNVEQLQHSLDGVHINLSVEERKKLSDLSPHPGTATDHHQKENML, from the coding sequence ATGAAGTATAAAACGATTAGTGACACAGGAATTCACGTATCAGAGCTTTGTTTTGGAACGATGTCTTTTGGCGGGATTGCTGATAAGGACACATCCAAAGTTATGTATAAGACTTGTCGCGAAGCGGGGATCAACTTTTTTGATACAGCTAATGTGTATAACCTAGGGAAGTCAGAAGAAATTCTAGGGGAATGCATACAAGGCGAAAGGGAAAAGCTTGTAATCTCTTCTAAGGTTGGTTTTCCATTATCCGAGGACCCTAATGATCGTGGAGCATCTAGGCGTCATATTTTGCAATCGATTGATAAAACATTGAAAAGGTTGAAGACAGATTGGATTGATTTTTACTTCATCCATAGATTTGATCCTTATACGGATATCAAGGAAACGCTTCGCGCATTAGATTATCTCGTTCAGCAAGGGAAAATCTTGTATCCAGCTGTTAGTAACTGGGCTGCTTGGCAAATTTCTAAAGCATTAGGGATATCAGAACAAGAGGGATTAGCTTCCTTCAAATTGATTCAACCTATGTACAATCTAGTAAAGCGACAGGCGGAAGTCGAGATTCTTCCATTAGCAGAATCGGAGAATCTCGGGGTCATTAGTTACAGTCCTTTGGGAGGCGGGTTGCTAACAGGAAAATACAGTTCGAAAAACAAACCCTCTACTGGAAGATTAGTTGATCAAGAGAATTATAAATGGAGATATGAACAGGAGTCCTATTATCATACAGCAGAACGCTTTAATAATTATGCCTTAGATAAGGGGTATCGCCCGGCTTCATTAGCAATCGCGTGGGTGAGAAGTCATCCAGGAATAACAGCACCTATTATCGGGGCAAGAAATGTAGAACAACTCCAGCATTCTTTGGACGGAGTTCATATTAATCTTTCAGTGGAAGAAAGAAAAAAATTGTCCGATCTTTCACCACATCCAGGTACGGCAACAGACCACCACCAAAAAGAAAATATGCTATAA
- a CDS encoding M55 family metallopeptidase, with protein MKLYVSVDMEGISGIPDHTYVDSGKLNYPIGRKRMTEETNAVIEAAYRFGCEDILINDSHSKMNNLLIDDLHPEASLITGDVKPFSMVQGLDSSFAGAMFVGYHARAAQFGVMSHSMTFGVRNFFINDAVVGELGLNAFVAGYYGVPVLMVAGDDQACYEAEELIPHVITAPVKKSLSRSAVQSLTPAKANHLIQEQVTAALTNRDNIKPLTPPKKPTLRIEFTNYGEAEWANLMPGTSIELGTTIVSFPAKDILEAYQAMLVMTELAMQTTFK; from the coding sequence GTGAAACTATATGTATCTGTAGACATGGAAGGTATTTCAGGTATTCCCGATCATACATACGTTGATTCTGGAAAACTCAACTACCCTATTGGAAGAAAGCGAATGACGGAGGAAACGAACGCGGTCATCGAAGCGGCTTACCGATTTGGTTGTGAGGATATCCTGATCAACGACAGCCATTCCAAAATGAACAACCTACTCATCGATGACCTCCATCCAGAAGCATCTCTCATCACCGGTGACGTGAAACCGTTCTCGATGGTTCAAGGTCTTGACAGTAGCTTTGCTGGAGCAATGTTTGTCGGCTACCACGCGCGAGCTGCTCAATTCGGGGTTATGTCCCACTCCATGACGTTCGGTGTCCGCAATTTCTTCATCAATGATGCAGTTGTCGGGGAGCTAGGCCTAAACGCATTCGTTGCTGGCTATTATGGAGTTCCAGTCCTTATGGTCGCCGGCGATGACCAAGCTTGCTACGAAGCAGAAGAACTAATCCCACATGTCATCACAGCTCCTGTAAAAAAATCATTATCGAGGTCTGCTGTACAAAGCTTAACCCCTGCAAAAGCGAACCACCTCATCCAAGAACAAGTCACCGCCGCTCTAACAAATCGAGACAATATCAAACCACTGACTCCACCGAAGAAACCAACATTACGGATCGAATTTACGAATTATGGGGAAGCGGAATGGGCGAATTTAATGCCAGGCACATCGATAGAGCTTGGAACGACGATCGTCTCCTTTCCTGCCAAAGATATTCTAGAAGCCTATCAAGCTATGCTTGTCATGACGGAGCTCGCCATGCAGACCACCTTCAAGTAG
- a CDS encoding methionine ABC transporter ATP-binding protein: MITFDQVNKVFKTDKKEVHAVKDVSLTIEKGEIFGVVGFSGAGKSTLIRLVNLLERPTSGTVKVHNSDLDTISSSELRKLRRRIGMIFQSFNLFNSRTVYGNIAYPLKLAKKSKKEIEERVQELLRFVGLQDKSGHYPEQLSGGQKQRVGIARALATSPDILICDEATSALDPETTGEILQLLQKVNKEYGITILLITHEMHVIRSICDRMAVMENGSVIEYGNVYDIFTNPQSSTSRNFVSSVLNDKMSLKLLDRVQQSHKGKLFRLIFTGVEASEPILSRVTKKHQLEFSIIYGSINELQDQLFGSLIVEFIGPDELIEVVIEELKKTVEVREVINHES; the protein is encoded by the coding sequence TTGATCACATTTGATCAGGTAAATAAGGTTTTTAAAACAGATAAAAAGGAGGTGCATGCGGTAAAGGATGTTAGCCTTACCATCGAAAAAGGAGAAATATTTGGCGTAGTAGGTTTCAGTGGAGCTGGGAAAAGCACACTGATTAGGTTAGTCAATCTGTTGGAAAGACCGACATCGGGGACGGTGAAGGTACATAATTCCGATTTGGATACTATTTCCTCATCGGAACTTCGAAAACTACGGCGAAGAATAGGCATGATTTTTCAATCTTTTAATCTATTTAATTCCCGAACCGTATATGGCAACATTGCTTACCCTTTAAAACTAGCAAAGAAATCTAAAAAAGAAATCGAGGAGCGGGTACAGGAGCTGCTAAGATTTGTAGGACTTCAAGACAAGTCAGGCCACTATCCAGAGCAATTGTCAGGTGGTCAAAAACAAAGAGTAGGAATTGCCAGAGCCTTAGCTACATCTCCAGATATCTTAATTTGTGATGAAGCAACCTCTGCTCTTGATCCAGAAACGACCGGAGAGATTTTACAGCTCCTCCAAAAGGTTAATAAGGAATACGGCATTACTATTTTACTTATCACACACGAGATGCATGTCATTCGTTCCATTTGTGATCGTATGGCGGTCATGGAAAACGGCAGTGTTATTGAATACGGAAATGTGTACGATATTTTCACGAATCCACAATCATCCACTTCTCGTAATTTTGTGAGTTCTGTTCTCAATGACAAAATGTCTCTAAAGCTTTTGGACAGAGTTCAGCAAAGTCATAAAGGAAAACTTTTTCGTTTGATATTTACGGGAGTAGAAGCAAGTGAGCCTATACTGTCCAGAGTAACGAAGAAGCATCAACTAGAGTTTAGCATTATATATGGAAGTATTAATGAGCTTCAAGATCAATTGTTCGGCAGTTTAATTGTGGAGTTCATAGGACCAGATGAGCTGATCGAAGTCGTTATTGAAGAGTTAAAGAAAACCGTAGAGGTAAGGGAGGTCATCAATCATGAAAGTTGA
- the xylF gene encoding D-xylose ABC transporter substrate-binding protein has protein sequence MRRFLKTSGVLGLLLLMIFLAACGQDVGGSDEKESSGGEEDKVTIGLSVSDLTLERWQHDRDIFVEKAEELGAEVIVQSANGEDEKQLSQIQNMLSQGIDALVIIANNSDALSPVVTQAKEEGIPVVAYDRLINNADIDAYVSFDNVRVGEMQAEYLTEVVPKGKYFLLGGAPTDNNAQMFRDGQMNILQPLIDSGEIEVVGDQWAEKWSAEAALSIVENALTANENDIDAIVASNDSTAGGAIQALAAQNLAGKVAVSGQDADAAAVQRIAEGTQSMTVYKPIKDIATKNAEVAVQLAKGEEVSADDTVNNGTKDVPFIKLDPIKVDKNNLVDTVIADGFHSFEEVYENVPEDERPEKP, from the coding sequence ATGAGGAGATTTTTGAAAACAAGTGGTGTTTTGGGATTGCTTTTATTGATGATTTTTCTAGCTGCTTGTGGCCAGGATGTGGGTGGATCTGATGAGAAGGAAAGTAGTGGTGGAGAAGAGGATAAAGTGACCATTGGTCTGTCCGTATCAGATTTAACTCTAGAGAGATGGCAACATGACCGTGATATTTTTGTTGAGAAAGCGGAAGAGCTCGGTGCAGAAGTAATTGTTCAGTCTGCAAATGGAGAAGATGAAAAGCAACTATCACAAATCCAAAATATGCTTTCCCAAGGAATTGACGCGTTGGTTATTATTGCAAACAACTCTGATGCATTAAGTCCTGTCGTAACACAAGCTAAGGAAGAAGGAATTCCGGTAGTTGCTTATGACAGATTAATCAATAATGCGGATATCGATGCTTACGTTTCTTTTGATAATGTACGTGTTGGCGAAATGCAAGCTGAATACTTAACAGAGGTCGTACCAAAAGGGAAGTACTTCTTGCTTGGTGGAGCACCAACAGATAATAATGCACAAATGTTCAGAGATGGACAAATGAACATTTTACAACCTTTAATCGATAGTGGAGAAATTGAAGTAGTCGGAGATCAGTGGGCAGAGAAATGGTCAGCGGAAGCGGCGTTAAGTATTGTCGAAAATGCATTAACAGCTAATGAAAATGATATCGATGCTATTGTTGCATCTAATGATAGTACGGCTGGTGGAGCAATCCAGGCGCTTGCAGCACAGAACCTTGCTGGCAAGGTTGCCGTTTCTGGTCAAGATGCGGATGCAGCAGCGGTACAAAGAATTGCAGAGGGTACACAGTCTATGACGGTTTACAAGCCGATCAAAGATATCGCCACAAAAAATGCAGAAGTAGCAGTCCAACTTGCAAAAGGCGAAGAAGTGAGTGCGGATGATACTGTAAATAATGGCACGAAGGATGTCCCATTTATCAAACTAGATCCAATTAAAGTAGATAAAAACAACCTAGTCGATACGGTTATAGCGGATGGCTTCCATTCTTTCGAAGAAGTATATGAAAATGTTCCAGAAGATGAAAGACCTGAAAAACCTTAG
- a CDS encoding ABC transporter permease: MFRYILKRFVTMVVTLWIIVTLTFFLMHAVPGSPFNQERGTNETVQANLKAHYHLDEPLLTQYGIYLKSIVTFDFGPSIKQPTATVNDLLGRGFPISLELGLWTILVAVISGILLGVLAALKHNGFIDYFAMTVAVLGISIPNFILATQLIETFAVRSNILPVATWSSPKHMILPIVALATGPMAIIARLTRSSMLEVLTQDYIKMARAKGLSPAKIIFKHALKNALMPVVTILGTLLAGILTGTFVLEKIFAIPGMGKYFVESINTRDYPVIMGTTVFYSAFLIVMLFLVDLAYGLLDPRIKIHKKEGE; this comes from the coding sequence ATGTTCAGATACATTCTGAAACGATTCGTTACGATGGTCGTCACGTTATGGATTATCGTCACGTTAACCTTTTTCCTTATGCATGCGGTCCCAGGATCGCCGTTTAACCAAGAACGAGGAACCAATGAAACGGTACAAGCCAACCTAAAAGCCCACTACCATCTAGATGAACCTCTCTTAACGCAATACGGAATCTACTTAAAATCTATCGTTACCTTTGATTTTGGCCCATCTATTAAACAACCTACCGCAACCGTTAACGACTTACTAGGAAGAGGCTTTCCGATATCCCTAGAGCTTGGGCTCTGGACGATTTTAGTCGCCGTAATCTCTGGCATTCTATTAGGAGTTCTCGCAGCGCTCAAGCATAACGGATTTATCGATTATTTTGCCATGACCGTCGCAGTTCTAGGAATCTCCATACCAAACTTTATTCTCGCTACACAACTCATCGAAACCTTTGCAGTCAGGTCAAATATTTTGCCCGTGGCGACTTGGTCCAGTCCGAAGCATATGATCCTACCAATTGTCGCACTCGCAACAGGACCGATGGCAATTATTGCCCGATTAACTCGCTCTAGTATGCTAGAAGTTTTAACCCAAGACTATATCAAAATGGCCCGAGCCAAAGGCCTTTCTCCAGCTAAGATTATCTTCAAGCACGCCTTAAAAAATGCCCTGATGCCCGTTGTAACTATCCTTGGAACTTTGCTCGCCGGAATTCTCACAGGAACCTTCGTTTTGGAAAAAATATTCGCCATCCCGGGCATGGGAAAATATTTCGTTGAAAGCATAAACACAAGAGACTATCCCGTCATCATGGGTACGACTGTTTTTTATAGTGCTTTTCTCATTGTCATGCTTTTCCTAGTCGATCTTGCGTACGGATTGCTAGATCCTCGGATAAAAATTCATAAAAAGGAGGGGGAATAA
- a CDS encoding sugar ABC transporter permease codes for MSQLSTENNKPKQFQLNMKFNVQSYTLIIALILISVIFTIFTGGEFLSSRNLSNLFTQMSVISVLAIGMTLVIVAGHIDLSVGSLAGLAGGISAILHVWFGLSTFSVVIIAIVVGALLGLWQGWWVAYRAVPAFIVTLGGMLIFRGILIGISKGQTIAPLEPSFRGIANSYIPYSIGYILAVVGVVLLFFSIWRSRKKRTSMGLATQSPTMDYGKVTAYAIAILVITYMLNRYYGLPLPMLIVIVLGGLFVFISIKTSFGRFVYAIGGNAEAAALSGINIKRNTLSVFVIMGALAGVAGVLLTSRLNAATVNAGDMYELDAIAACVIGGTSLMGGKGNVVGAIIGALIMASIDNGMSMMNIQTFWQYIVKGLILILAVWIDISGKKQTA; via the coding sequence ATGAGTCAATTGTCCACTGAGAATAACAAACCTAAACAATTTCAGCTAAATATGAAGTTCAATGTTCAATCCTATACTTTAATCATTGCGTTAATTTTAATTTCGGTAATCTTTACTATTTTCACTGGTGGTGAATTTTTATCATCTCGTAATCTATCGAATTTGTTTACACAGATGTCCGTCATATCTGTACTTGCGATAGGAATGACTCTGGTCATTGTCGCTGGGCATATTGATCTTTCAGTTGGATCATTGGCCGGTTTGGCTGGTGGAATTTCAGCTATCTTACATGTGTGGTTTGGTTTAAGTACATTTTCGGTTGTTATAATCGCAATTGTAGTTGGTGCATTACTTGGATTATGGCAAGGGTGGTGGGTTGCTTATCGAGCAGTGCCTGCGTTTATCGTCACGTTAGGCGGAATGCTCATTTTTAGAGGGATATTAATTGGTATAAGTAAGGGCCAAACAATCGCACCATTAGAACCTAGCTTTAGAGGGATCGCCAATAGTTATATCCCATATAGCATCGGCTATATTTTAGCCGTTGTGGGAGTAGTGTTACTCTTTTTTAGTATTTGGAGGAGTAGAAAGAAAAGAACGAGCATGGGATTAGCTACACAATCTCCAACAATGGACTACGGAAAAGTTACCGCGTATGCAATTGCAATATTAGTTATTACCTATATGCTGAACCGCTATTATGGTTTGCCACTTCCTATGTTAATCGTTATTGTATTAGGTGGCTTATTTGTGTTTATTTCCATTAAAACGTCGTTCGGAAGATTTGTATATGCGATTGGTGGAAATGCAGAGGCAGCGGCGTTGTCAGGAATCAATATCAAAAGGAATACATTATCTGTATTTGTCATAATGGGAGCTCTCGCTGGGGTAGCGGGAGTATTACTAACAAGTAGATTGAATGCAGCGACAGTAAACGCCGGAGATATGTATGAACTAGACGCAATTGCAGCATGTGTGATTGGTGGTACTAGTTTAATGGGCGGTAAAGGGAACGTTGTTGGAGCCATTATCGGAGCACTTATTATGGCTAGTATAGATAATGGAATGAGTATGATGAACATCCAAACATTCTGGCAATATATCGTAAAAGGCTTAATATTAATCTTAGCCGTTTGGATAGATATTTCAGGGAAGAAACAGACTGCATAA
- a CDS encoding methionine ABC transporter permease, with protein MKVEWATFWPRIVEATGETITMVLLTLIISSIIGVLMGLLFFVTRKGNILENRFVFFILNFFVNVVRPIPFIILLVAISPLTRAVMGTTIGTAAAVFPMTIAACFAVARVVENNLVSIDPGIIEAAQAMGASPFQIIFTVLIPEALGPLILGLTFVTVGLVDFSAMAGTVGGGGLGDLAMTYGYQRFDTSVMVVTVVILIVLVQIAQTFGNFLSRFFLRR; from the coding sequence ATGAAAGTTGAATGGGCAACATTTTGGCCGAGAATCGTAGAAGCGACAGGAGAAACCATTACGATGGTGCTGTTAACTTTAATTATTTCAAGCATCATTGGTGTTTTAATGGGCCTATTGTTTTTCGTAACACGGAAAGGAAATATTTTAGAAAATCGATTTGTATTTTTTATTCTAAACTTTTTTGTGAATGTCGTTCGACCTATTCCGTTTATCATCTTACTTGTGGCGATTAGCCCTTTAACGAGAGCGGTGATGGGAACGACGATAGGTACTGCTGCTGCGGTCTTTCCGATGACCATTGCAGCATGCTTTGCGGTTGCTAGAGTGGTAGAGAATAATCTCGTATCCATTGACCCAGGAATTATTGAAGCAGCTCAAGCGATGGGAGCGAGCCCTTTTCAAATCATCTTCACCGTCTTGATACCGGAGGCATTAGGACCGCTCATTCTAGGGTTAACCTTTGTGACGGTTGGGCTAGTGGATTTCTCTGCAATGGCTGGTACCGTCGGCGGTGGTGGTCTAGGAGATTTAGCGATGACGTATGGCTATCAACGATTTGATACATCTGTCATGGTCGTTACCGTAGTAATCCTGATTGTTCTGGTTCAAATCGCTCAAACATTTGGAAACTTTTTATCTAGATTTTTCTTACGAAGATAA
- a CDS encoding MetQ/NlpA family ABC transporter substrate-binding protein, whose protein sequence is MKKLKLALLTVAILFLAACNSSQGKEADEVVKIGVTSADTPYWTLIKEKAEKQGIQLELVEFSDYIQPNNALANEEIDMNSFQHLAFLGPAIAENGYDLVPIASTVITPTGIYSEKYKDLSEVPSGGKVAISDDPANLGRGLLLLQKAGLIKLKEGVSIYPTPEDIVENPKNLEITTMVSQQTARVLPDVDISLINNGIAGQAGLNFKDALLYDDPESEEARPYINVFAVRAEDKDNETYKKIAELYQEPDVKEAVKEDSNGGNIVVDIAAEKLQETLDELVEHVKKSNQ, encoded by the coding sequence ATGAAAAAATTAAAACTTGCTTTGTTAACTGTTGCTATTCTATTTTTGGCTGCTTGTAATTCGAGTCAAGGGAAGGAGGCCGATGAAGTTGTGAAAATTGGAGTAACGAGTGCGGATACTCCTTATTGGACACTCATAAAAGAAAAAGCGGAAAAACAAGGAATCCAGCTTGAACTAGTTGAGTTCTCCGACTATATTCAGCCGAACAACGCCTTGGCTAATGAAGAAATTGATATGAATTCCTTCCAGCACTTAGCTTTTTTAGGACCCGCTATTGCTGAAAATGGCTATGATTTAGTTCCGATAGCTTCCACGGTAATCACTCCTACTGGAATCTATTCAGAAAAGTATAAGGATCTGTCGGAAGTACCGAGTGGAGGAAAGGTTGCAATCTCGGATGACCCTGCCAACTTGGGGAGAGGATTACTTCTATTACAAAAAGCAGGCCTAATTAAGTTAAAAGAAGGAGTAAGTATTTACCCAACTCCTGAGGACATTGTAGAAAATCCGAAAAATCTAGAAATTACAACGATGGTTTCTCAGCAAACAGCACGTGTTTTACCTGATGTCGATATCTCTCTAATAAACAACGGAATTGCCGGTCAAGCGGGATTGAATTTTAAGGATGCCCTTCTATACGATGATCCAGAAAGCGAAGAGGCTCGTCCTTATATCAACGTATTCGCGGTAAGAGCAGAAGATAAAGACAACGAGACGTATAAAAAAATAGCAGAACTGTATCAAGAACCTGACGTAAAAGAAGCGGTAAAAGAGGATTCAAATGGCGGAAATATTGTTGTTGATATTGCAGCAGAAAAGCTTCAAGAAACGTTAGATGAGCTCGTGGAACACGTAAAAAAATCTAATCAATAG
- a CDS encoding xylose ABC transporter ATP-binding protein, with the protein MVTYALQMEEITKEFPGVKALDHVSFSVRKGEIHALCGENGAGKSTLMKVLSGVYPVGTYQGNIKINGKDVRFKNTKESQESGIAIIYQELALVPEMTVAENIFLSSNAMRKKIINWTELYAQAQYWLDQIGLQIDPQTKLGELTVGKQQLIEIVKALTKNAEILILDEPTAALTESDVKILENILKDLRQKGVTCIYISHKLGEVMRLADTVTVLRDGQTISTDPIEELSEDKIVTKMVGRELTELFPYEKREIKEKNILEVKNYSFTQNGSGKEIVKDISFDLKRGEILGVSGLMGAGRTELFTSLFGGYAGKKSGEVIIDGTLTDIKKPSDAIRAGLAYVSEDRKRYGLILGMEITKNSTLAALQKVMPNRVIDSALELKSAQDLTSKMNLKAHSLEAKVNQLSGGNQQKVVLSKWLFTNPKVLILDEPTRGIDVGAKYEIYKIMNQLASQGVGIVMISSELPEVLGMSDRIIVMADGTISGELTREEATQEKIMKLATVGRDNHESIVH; encoded by the coding sequence ATAGTGACGTATGCTCTACAAATGGAGGAAATTACAAAAGAGTTTCCGGGTGTAAAGGCATTGGATCATGTATCCTTCTCCGTTCGAAAAGGAGAAATTCATGCTTTATGTGGAGAAAATGGCGCTGGGAAGTCGACATTAATGAAAGTATTAAGTGGAGTCTATCCAGTTGGGACCTATCAAGGAAACATTAAAATAAATGGGAAAGATGTTCGTTTTAAAAATACAAAGGAGTCTCAGGAATCAGGAATAGCTATCATATATCAAGAGCTTGCTTTAGTCCCAGAGATGACCGTTGCTGAAAATATTTTTCTAAGCAGTAATGCGATGAGAAAGAAAATCATCAACTGGACGGAGTTATACGCACAAGCCCAGTACTGGCTGGATCAAATCGGGTTACAAATTGACCCACAGACTAAACTGGGAGAGCTTACTGTCGGCAAACAACAGCTAATCGAAATAGTAAAGGCATTGACTAAAAATGCAGAAATATTAATTCTCGATGAACCTACTGCTGCTTTAACAGAAAGCGATGTAAAGATACTGGAAAACATATTGAAGGATTTGCGGCAGAAAGGCGTAACTTGTATTTATATTTCACACAAACTTGGGGAAGTGATGCGTTTAGCTGATACAGTCACTGTTTTACGAGACGGACAAACCATTAGTACGGATCCAATAGAAGAGCTTTCCGAAGATAAAATTGTAACAAAAATGGTCGGGAGAGAATTGACCGAACTTTTCCCATATGAAAAACGGGAGATCAAAGAAAAGAACATATTAGAGGTGAAAAATTACTCTTTTACACAAAATGGTTCCGGGAAAGAAATCGTTAAAGACATTTCGTTCGATTTAAAAAGAGGAGAAATATTAGGTGTATCTGGATTAATGGGCGCTGGAAGAACGGAATTATTTACGAGTCTTTTTGGAGGATACGCTGGGAAAAAATCCGGTGAGGTTATTATAGATGGTACTCTTACAGATATTAAAAAGCCCTCTGATGCGATTAGAGCTGGATTGGCATACGTATCCGAAGATCGGAAACGGTACGGATTAATTCTTGGAATGGAAATTACTAAAAATTCAACGTTAGCAGCCCTCCAAAAAGTGATGCCTAATCGCGTTATAGATTCTGCTTTAGAGTTAAAAAGTGCTCAAGATCTTACAAGTAAAATGAATTTAAAGGCTCATAGCTTGGAAGCGAAAGTGAACCAGTTGAGTGGAGGGAATCAGCAAAAGGTTGTTTTGAGTAAGTGGCTATTCACAAATCCGAAGGTGCTCATTCTCGATGAGCCTACACGTGGAATTGATGTTGGGGCAAAGTATGAAATCTATAAAATTATGAATCAACTTGCGAGTCAAGGTGTGGGAATCGTTATGATTTCATCAGAGCTACCTGAAGTTTTAGGGATGTCGGATCGGATAATAGTGATGGCAGACGGAACAATTAGCGGAGAATTAACTAGAGAAGAAGCCACTCAAGAAAAAATAATGAAATTGGCAACGGTAGGGAGGGATAACCATGAGTCAATTGTCCACTGA
- a CDS encoding LLM class flavin-dependent oxidoreductase, giving the protein MAKEIILQAFDMTSAMHNSHGLWKHPESKRQRLYKDLNYWLDYAKLLEKGKFDAVFFADVAGVYDVYQKSMDPSIRDGVQVPLNDPALVVSAMASVTEHLSFAVTVSTTYEHPFGHARRFSTLDHLTNGRVAWNIVTSYLPNAAKNYGLYEMIKHDERYDLADEFLEVTYKLWEGSWEEQAVLENKEEGTLVEPSKVHPINHKGTYFSVQGPHLCEPSPQRTPVLYQAGTSEKGREFAAKHAECVFVGGPTPAKINELVSDIKKRAKNYGRNPEQIKAFTFLNVVVAPTTEEAEAKFKEIQKYWSPEAAKAQYGGSSGYDLSEYQDLDEVFGYRHTEHGQSRAAYLTKHVGNKLTVGDVFQRFESLDSHNILVGNPQEVADAIQFQFEESGVDGFNLAHLVTPGSLEDFVELVVPELQRRGIYKTEYSQGTFREKIFREGDGTLAAEHPGRAYRKGAKETVDEV; this is encoded by the coding sequence ATGGCAAAGGAAATTATTCTTCAGGCTTTTGACATGACTAGCGCCATGCATAATTCACATGGTCTTTGGAAGCATCCTGAAAGCAAGAGACAAAGGCTATATAAAGATTTAAACTACTGGCTCGATTACGCCAAATTGTTAGAAAAGGGTAAATTTGACGCCGTCTTTTTTGCAGATGTAGCCGGTGTGTACGATGTTTATCAAAAAAGTATGGACCCCTCCATTCGTGATGGGGTTCAGGTACCCTTAAACGACCCGGCATTAGTCGTTTCGGCTATGGCTAGTGTAACGGAGCATTTATCTTTTGCGGTAACAGTGAGCACGACATATGAACATCCTTTCGGGCATGCAAGAAGGTTTTCCACTCTCGACCACTTAACAAATGGAAGAGTCGCTTGGAACATCGTGACATCTTATTTACCAAATGCTGCGAAGAATTATGGTTTGTATGAAATGATTAAGCATGATGAGCGCTATGATCTCGCCGATGAATTTTTAGAAGTAACCTATAAGCTATGGGAAGGTAGCTGGGAAGAGCAAGCGGTCTTGGAAAATAAAGAGGAAGGTACTCTAGTAGAGCCATCTAAGGTCCACCCAATCAATCATAAGGGAACGTATTTTTCGGTTCAAGGGCCGCATTTGTGTGAGCCTTCCCCTCAGCGTACACCGGTTTTGTATCAAGCCGGAACATCCGAAAAGGGGAGAGAATTTGCAGCTAAGCATGCAGAGTGTGTTTTTGTAGGAGGACCTACACCAGCAAAAATAAATGAGCTTGTCTCGGATATAAAAAAGAGAGCGAAAAACTATGGAAGAAATCCAGAACAGATAAAAGCTTTTACCTTTTTAAATGTAGTCGTTGCACCTACCACAGAGGAAGCGGAAGCGAAGTTTAAGGAAATTCAAAAGTATTGGAGTCCGGAAGCGGCAAAAGCACAATATGGCGGATCAAGTGGATACGATCTATCGGAATATCAAGACTTGGATGAAGTATTTGGATATAGACATACCGAGCATGGACAGTCTCGTGCAGCTTACTTAACAAAACATGTAGGGAATAAGTTAACAGTAGGGGATGTTTTTCAACGATTTGAGAGTTTAGATAGCCATAATATCTTAGTAGGAAACCCGCAGGAAGTGGCAGATGCGATTCAATTTCAGTTTGAGGAATCAGGTGTGGATGGATTTAATCTCGCCCATCTTGTAACGCCAGGCTCCCTGGAGGACTTCGTTGAATTGGTAGTCCCTGAGCTACAACGAAGAGGAATTTATAAAACAGAATATAGCCAAGGCACTTTTCGAGAGAAAATTTTTCGAGAAGGAGACGGCACATTGGCCGCTGAGCACCCAGGTAGGGCTTATCGAAAAGGTGCAAAGGAGACAGTGGATGAAGTATAA